From Bacillus sp. Bos-x628, the proteins below share one genomic window:
- a CDS encoding cysteine synthase family protein — protein sequence MVVIKDITELIGQTPLLKLSSIGVPEGVEVYAKLEMMNPGGSIKDRLGEMLIKEAFASGQLRPGGTVIEATAGNTGIGLALSARKYQLRTIFCVPEHFSQEKQQIMKALGAEIIHTPRKEGMKGAINKALELEASLDNAYCVLQFKNQVNPLTYYKTLGPELWTELHGKIDIFVAGAGSGGTFQGCAAYLKEQNHALKTVVVEPEGSILNGGEPGPHRTEGIGLEFIPDYMDTALFDQIYTVSDDDAFRMVKEAAEKEGILLGSSSGAALFAALEEAKKAAPGTVIVTVFPDSSDRYLSKGIYEGGK from the coding sequence ATGGTTGTCATTAAGGATATCACTGAATTAATTGGTCAAACACCACTTCTAAAGCTGTCAAGTATTGGCGTACCAGAAGGTGTTGAAGTGTATGCGAAGCTTGAAATGATGAATCCAGGTGGAAGTATTAAAGATCGATTAGGGGAAATGCTGATCAAAGAAGCATTTGCGTCTGGTCAACTTCGCCCAGGAGGGACCGTGATTGAAGCAACTGCAGGAAATACTGGGATTGGGCTTGCATTAAGTGCAAGAAAATATCAATTGCGGACCATTTTCTGTGTACCAGAACACTTTAGTCAAGAAAAGCAACAAATTATGAAGGCGCTTGGTGCAGAGATTATTCATACACCAAGAAAAGAGGGAATGAAAGGTGCAATAAATAAAGCACTTGAGTTAGAGGCAAGCCTTGACAATGCTTATTGCGTTTTACAATTTAAAAACCAAGTAAATCCATTGACTTACTATAAAACACTTGGCCCTGAACTTTGGACTGAATTACATGGAAAAATAGACATCTTCGTTGCAGGAGCAGGTTCTGGAGGAACCTTCCAAGGATGTGCCGCATATTTAAAAGAGCAAAATCATGCATTAAAAACGGTCGTGGTTGAACCAGAAGGATCTATTTTAAATGGGGGAGAGCCTGGGCCGCACAGGACAGAAGGAATTGGTCTTGAATTTATACCAGATTATATGGACACGGCTTTATTTGATCAGATTTATACTGTCAGTGATGATGATGCTTTCCGTATGGTGAAGGAAGCAGCGGAGAAAGAGGGGATTCTACTAGGAAGCTCATCTGGAGCCGCTTTATTTGCAGCACTGGAGGAAGCCAAAAAGGCAGCACCTGGGACAGTGATTGTAACCGTTTTTCCAGATAGCAGTGATCGATATTTAAGTAAAGGAATTTATGAGGGAGGAAAATAA
- a CDS encoding bifunctional cystathionine gamma-lyase/homocysteine desulfhydrase codes for MKPKTMMIHGGTTGDEKTGAVSVPIYQVSTYKQPKAGEHTGYEYSRTANPTRTALETVIRDLEGGASGYAFGSGMAAITAVMMLFNSGDHIVLTDDVYGGTYRVITKVLNRIGIDATFVDTSHPEAVKNAILPQTKAVYIETPTNPLLKMTDLQAIGQMTKEANILMIVDNTFFTPYFQKPIEYGADIVLHSATKYLGGHSDVVGGLVVTATKELGEELHFIQNSTGGILGPQDSWLLMRGMKTLGLRMEAHQQNAQKIAEYLEKHPAITRVYYPGLPAHPGHELAKTQATGFGGMISFDIGKEENVDVFLSQLKLFTIAESLGAVESLISVPARMTHASIPKERREELGITDGLIRISVGIEDIDDLLHDLEQGLNILMNG; via the coding sequence ATGAAACCGAAAACGATGATGATCCATGGGGGAACAACAGGAGATGAAAAAACAGGCGCAGTGTCTGTACCAATTTATCAAGTGAGCACCTATAAGCAGCCGAAAGCTGGAGAACATACAGGTTATGAATATTCCAGAACAGCGAATCCAACGAGAACTGCACTTGAAACAGTCATTCGTGATCTTGAAGGAGGAGCAAGTGGCTACGCATTCGGTTCAGGGATGGCTGCTATTACAGCTGTCATGATGTTATTTAACAGCGGAGATCATATTGTGCTTACAGACGACGTATACGGCGGTACCTACCGAGTCATCACCAAGGTACTAAACCGCATTGGGATTGATGCAACATTTGTTGATACAAGTCATCCTGAAGCAGTCAAAAATGCCATTTTGCCTCAGACGAAGGCTGTATACATTGAAACACCGACCAATCCTTTATTAAAAATGACAGATTTGCAAGCGATTGGTCAAATGACAAAAGAAGCCAATATTTTGATGATTGTAGATAACACCTTCTTCACGCCTTACTTCCAAAAGCCGATTGAATATGGTGCCGACATTGTGTTGCATAGTGCTACAAAATATTTAGGAGGTCACAGTGATGTTGTAGGCGGCCTTGTCGTGACAGCGACAAAAGAGCTTGGAGAAGAACTGCATTTCATTCAAAATTCAACAGGCGGTATTCTAGGTCCTCAAGATTCATGGCTTTTAATGAGAGGGATGAAAACACTAGGTCTAAGAATGGAGGCGCATCAACAAAATGCGCAAAAGATAGCCGAATATTTAGAGAAGCATCCAGCGATAACACGTGTCTATTATCCAGGACTGCCAGCTCACCCAGGGCACGAGCTGGCGAAAACACAAGCGACAGGCTTCGGCGGCATGATCTCTTTTGATATTGGGAAAGAAGAAAATGTGGATGTGTTTTTAAGTCAACTCAAGTTGTTTACGATTGCTGAAAGCCTTGGAGCTGTTGAAAGCTTAATTTCTGTCCCAGCACGTATGACACATGCATCTATCCCTAAAGAAAGACGAGAAGAGCTTGGCATTACAGATGGTTTAATTCGTATTTCGGTTGGAATTGAAGATATTGATGACTTATTACATGACTTAGAGCAAGGGCTAAACATTCTAATGAATGGATAG
- a CDS encoding YrhC family protein has protein sequence MKKKWYGLMTDYKQYAFILLAVSTFIYIGTILPNQHVEAFSKMLMIGVDCVFLFAAFVCVKRALFYQKKLQELDEDL, from the coding sequence GTGAAGAAAAAGTGGTATGGTTTAATGACAGATTACAAGCAATACGCTTTTATTTTGCTTGCTGTCAGCACCTTTATATATATTGGTACCATATTGCCAAACCAACACGTAGAAGCATTTTCAAAAATGCTGATGATAGGAGTAGATTGTGTATTCCTATTCGCTGCTTTTGTTTGTGTGAAACGTGCTTTATTTTATCAAAAGAAACTTCAAGAACTTGACGAAGATCTATAA
- a CDS encoding YrzI family small protein, translating to MTIHLFFITLTIQRKYKDIETVLYEQQVETFYEEMKQKQLKYMN from the coding sequence ATGACAATCCACTTATTTTTTATTACATTAACGATCCAGCGTAAATACAAAGACATTGAAACAGTTCTTTATGAACAACAGGTAGAAACCTTTTATGAAGAAATGAAGCAGAAACAACTAAAGTATATGAACTAA